The following are from one region of the Nostoc cf. commune SO-36 genome:
- a CDS encoding sulfurtransferase: protein MNTKLLISPQQLTSLLAQKSSKTVIVDTRSPEDYAISHIPQSINIRDFFTYLLDNSYPAGLKKLQEYFAEILSRVGISGTEWLIVYEDTLNKGYGQSCRAAFLLKYLGCAQVSILHGGYKAWLRAGLPTTDEVPLYESSIFRLHPNADMMVTTAEMLQAIDNPAIIKLDVRDRQEWLGLSSSPYTVDFCPRKGRIPNAVWLEWHRLMTSDSDIPTFRSPDEIREICHSVGITSESIVYIYCFKGSRAANTLIALEEAGISGRNYFGSWNEWSCDFSLPIDSRVMQ from the coding sequence GTGAATACAAAACTCCTCATTTCTCCTCAACAACTCACGTCTCTATTAGCGCAAAAGTCATCAAAAACTGTCATTGTCGATACGCGAAGTCCAGAAGATTATGCTATTTCTCATATTCCTCAATCCATAAATATTAGAGATTTCTTCACCTATCTTTTAGATAATTCTTACCCAGCAGGATTAAAGAAATTGCAAGAGTATTTTGCAGAAATTCTGAGCAGGGTAGGAATATCTGGTACAGAATGGTTAATTGTTTATGAAGATACTTTAAATAAAGGTTATGGCCAATCTTGTCGGGCAGCTTTCTTACTGAAATATTTGGGTTGCGCTCAGGTATCTATCTTACACGGAGGATATAAAGCATGGCTCAGGGCGGGATTACCTACTACCGATGAAGTACCATTGTATGAAAGCAGCATATTTAGATTGCATCCCAACGCTGATATGATGGTGACTACCGCCGAGATGTTGCAAGCAATCGACAATCCAGCAATTATTAAATTAGATGTGCGCGATCGCCAAGAATGGCTTGGGTTGAGTTCTTCTCCCTACACCGTTGATTTTTGTCCTCGCAAAGGCAGAATCCCTAACGCTGTATGGCTAGAATGGCATCGTCTGATGACATCTGATTCGGATATTCCCACGTTTCGTTCGCCAGATGAAATCCGAGAAATTTGTCACTCAGTAGGTATTACTTCTGAGTCCATTGTGTATATTTACTGTTTTAAAGGTTCCAGGGCTGCCAATACATTGATAGCACTAGAAGAGGCAGGAATTTCTGGCAGAAATTATTTTGGCTCTTGGAATGAATGGTCTTGCGACTTTTCATTACCGATTGATAGCAGAGTCATGCAATGA
- a CDS encoding late competence development ComFB family protein: MSIEKIVEQALQDGYLTPAMEAEVGRICDNASELSIEEYMALDRLMGALLTGEVVAVPRKQFINVMEELVLTEAIARVAEIEATSESSLDVGDIAAYALNRLPPLYATTEEGASFQRQNAQAQLQDLISQQVSEAINRYLDRPNFFPERQALGKNTGNEVVRQVSALLQAYAPNFEQKL; the protein is encoded by the coding sequence ATGAGCATCGAAAAAATTGTAGAACAAGCTCTCCAGGATGGTTATTTAACACCAGCAATGGAAGCAGAAGTCGGTAGAATCTGTGATAACGCCTCGGAACTCTCAATTGAAGAGTATATGGCGCTGGATCGGTTGATGGGTGCGCTATTGACTGGTGAGGTAGTGGCGGTACCTCGCAAACAATTCATTAACGTTATGGAAGAATTGGTACTTACGGAAGCGATCGCCCGAGTCGCAGAAATTGAAGCCACCAGCGAAAGTTCTCTAGATGTTGGGGATATTGCTGCTTACGCTCTCAATCGCCTACCACCTTTGTATGCGACTACAGAAGAAGGTGCTAGCTTCCAACGCCAAAACGCTCAGGCACAATTGCAAGACTTAATTTCTCAGCAAGTAAGTGAAGCGATTAACCGTTACCTAGATCGACCCAATTTCTTTCCAGAACGGCAAGCCTTGGGTAAAAACACTGGTAATGAGGTTGTACGCCAAGTTAGTGCTTTACTCCAGGCATACGCACCTAACTTTGAGCAAAAATTATAA
- a CDS encoding endonuclease, translated as MSSIRKVLQTLCLIVFLAFCLPSGIAHGVQVTSLVGSPTQLTVATFNVENLDPKKESVSKVDGNTRRNVDDDVTSGKFTALANQIVNNLEAPDIIALQEVQDNDGAELSSVVDAVLTADTLIDSIQSVGGPAYEYQEIPPQNGLDGGQPGGNIRVGFLFNPQRVKLQNLERFANDPAFLESRKPLVGEFTFNDIPITLINNHFASKSGGAASNPKRIKQATIVNEFVVNRLTTDPNANIVVLGDLNDTPDSQAIKTLEGNKLENLVNKIPQDDRFSFIFRGSKEQIDQILVTANLFNKANPEINAVHVNAGFSRSASDHDPMIARFTLSAVGETTPIPSIPDTTSEPPITSSTILSGVTGDDLLKKLDSVYSPRISLGYGSARDLLYTKIDNQGGIVTDIYAGYSVPINPNSDKPREEAAQRRINAEHVWPQSMGAEGPAKSDLHNLFASRVEVNSDRANFPFADIPDNQTTSWYLDDDELSFKPSPQDIDKYSESKRGFFEPREAKKGDVARVIFYFRTVYPELANASFFEAQKDTLCKWQADDPIDAGEVARSQAIAKTPQSNENPFVLDPSLPQRTYCK; from the coding sequence ATGAGTTCTATCCGAAAAGTCTTACAGACACTATGCCTTATTGTTTTTCTTGCATTCTGCCTTCCTTCAGGAATCGCTCATGGTGTACAAGTTACATCTTTGGTAGGAAGTCCTACGCAACTAACGGTTGCTACTTTTAATGTCGAAAATCTTGATCCTAAAAAGGAAAGCGTCTCTAAGGTTGATGGTAATACGCGCAGAAACGTCGATGATGATGTGACAAGCGGTAAGTTTACAGCTTTGGCAAACCAGATTGTTAATAATCTTGAAGCACCAGATATTATTGCTTTGCAAGAAGTACAAGACAATGATGGGGCTGAGTTGAGTTCAGTAGTTGATGCTGTTCTGACTGCTGACACTCTAATCGATTCTATTCAATCTGTAGGAGGCCCAGCTTATGAATATCAAGAAATTCCGCCTCAAAACGGACTTGATGGAGGCCAACCAGGTGGCAATATCCGCGTAGGCTTTTTGTTCAATCCTCAACGAGTTAAACTACAGAACCTTGAACGCTTTGCAAACGATCCAGCTTTTTTAGAAAGTCGCAAACCTTTAGTGGGTGAATTTACTTTCAACGATATTCCCATTACCCTGATAAACAATCACTTTGCTTCTAAAAGCGGCGGAGCGGCTTCTAACCCAAAACGGATAAAACAGGCAACAATTGTTAACGAATTTGTTGTAAATCGCTTAACTACTGACCCAAATGCAAATATTGTCGTTCTTGGCGATCTGAACGATACTCCAGATTCCCAAGCGATAAAAACCCTTGAAGGAAATAAGCTGGAAAATTTGGTAAACAAAATTCCTCAAGATGACCGCTTTTCTTTTATCTTTCGAGGAAGTAAAGAACAAATTGACCAGATCCTCGTTACCGCAAATTTGTTTAACAAAGCAAATCCTGAGATAAATGCTGTTCACGTTAACGCAGGGTTTTCTAGGTCAGCCAGCGATCACGATCCTATGATTGCTCGGTTTACTCTATCAGCTGTTGGTGAGACTACTCCTATTCCATCAATCCCAGATACCACTTCTGAACCACCGATTACATCAAGCACAATTCTTTCTGGTGTTACAGGAGACGATTTACTGAAAAAACTAGATAGCGTTTACTCTCCTCGTATTAGCCTGGGATATGGTAGCGCTCGTGATTTGCTCTACACCAAAATAGATAACCAAGGCGGTATAGTAACAGACATCTACGCTGGTTACAGTGTTCCGATCAACCCAAATTCAGATAAACCCAGAGAAGAAGCTGCACAACGCAGAATCAATGCAGAACACGTTTGGCCGCAGAGTATGGGAGCTGAAGGCCCAGCAAAAAGCGATTTGCATAACCTCTTTGCTTCACGCGTGGAAGTTAACAGCGATCGCGCAAACTTTCCATTTGCAGATATTCCTGATAATCAAACTACGTCTTGGTATCTTGACGATGATGAACTAAGTTTCAAACCGAGTCCGCAGGATATTGACAAATACAGCGAATCCAAACGGGGATTCTTTGAACCACGGGAGGCAAAGAAAGGAGACGTTGCTCGAGTAATTTTCTATTTCCGCACAGTCTACCCAGAACTGGCAAATGCAAGCTTCTTTGAAGCACAAAAGGATACTCTTTGTAAGTGGCAAGCAGACGATCCAATTGATGCTGGTGAAGTAGCACGCAGTCAGGCGATCGCTAAAACACCCCAAAGTAATGAAAATCCCTTTGTGTTAGATCCTAGTCTGCCACAACGAACCTACTGCAAGTAA
- a CDS encoding M23 family metallopeptidase, whose amino-acid sequence MIIENSASSSNKKLLGFDVKNLTVNRFAMNVFKGIFAVLPITLALPVDALQVKVTPINPKLGDTLSVEINLDNPDNSTNPTVASGKNTYPAFEIAPNQYRAFIPTTPLEKAGTRTVRVVGDGQVQNLAVNVLNRKFPVQRITLPPGKAGVNATEYELKRVAAFKTLQTPEKYWNGVFLKPNAGRMTTTYGVRRYYNGTFAKEYYHRGLDYAGAAGSPVIAPAAGRVALVGRVSQGFRVHGNVVGIDHGQGVTSIFMHLSRINVKEGDFVKAGQRIGAVGSTGASTGPHLHWGLYVNGQSVDPTPWRTKAVN is encoded by the coding sequence ATGATTATTGAGAATAGCGCTAGTAGTTCAAACAAAAAGTTGCTCGGTTTTGATGTCAAAAATTTGACAGTCAATCGCTTTGCAATGAATGTGTTCAAGGGAATATTTGCTGTTCTACCCATCACCTTGGCACTACCCGTAGATGCCCTACAAGTAAAGGTGACTCCAATTAATCCGAAATTAGGGGATACACTCTCGGTGGAGATTAATCTAGATAATCCAGACAATAGTACAAATCCGACAGTAGCTAGTGGTAAAAATACATATCCAGCCTTTGAAATTGCACCCAATCAATATCGGGCTTTTATTCCCACAACTCCATTAGAAAAAGCTGGAACTAGAACAGTTCGGGTTGTAGGAGATGGTCAAGTACAAAACTTGGCAGTGAATGTGCTTAATCGCAAATTCCCCGTACAACGCATTACTTTACCACCTGGCAAAGCCGGAGTGAATGCCACAGAATATGAACTGAAGCGCGTGGCAGCTTTTAAGACACTACAAACACCAGAAAAGTATTGGAATGGGGTATTCTTGAAGCCAAATGCAGGGCGGATGACTACAACCTATGGTGTTCGTCGCTACTATAATGGTACATTTGCAAAGGAATACTATCATCGTGGTCTTGACTACGCTGGTGCTGCCGGTTCACCAGTGATTGCCCCAGCTGCTGGGCGAGTTGCTTTGGTAGGTAGGGTATCCCAAGGGTTTCGGGTACATGGTAACGTAGTTGGCATTGACCACGGTCAAGGAGTAACCAGTATTTTCATGCACCTGAGTCGTATTAACGTTAAAGAAGGTGATTTTGTGAAAGCTGGTCAACGAATTGGTGCAGTGGGTTCAACGGGCGCTTCTACGGGGCCGCACTTACACTGGGGTTTATATGTCAACGGACAATCTGTTGATCCAACACCTTGGCGAACTAAGGCTGTTAACTAG
- a CDS encoding L,D-transpeptidase, producing MKSQTKSKIIKKNVAKATIPRVSTLKPSTIKPQTQPQTIKKNVAKVTDLPTQTRLVAQVERQNPIADSWPKALWSKASAQQVASNRLADAKTQVVVDLSDRRTYVYAGDEVIASYPIAIGKKGWETPTGSFQVIHMRHYPIWRHPITGKVFEAGTDSPLGDRWIGFWSDGRNEIGFHGTPEIDLVGTAVSHGCLRMRNSDVRLLYEQVSLGTTVLVRD from the coding sequence ATTAAGTCTCAAACAAAGTCAAAAATAATTAAGAAGAATGTAGCCAAAGCAACTATTCCTAGGGTTTCTACACTTAAGCCTTCTACTATTAAGCCGCAAACTCAGCCCCAAACTATTAAGAAAAATGTAGCTAAAGTAACCGATCTACCAACTCAGACACGGCTGGTAGCACAAGTAGAAAGACAAAATCCAATTGCGGATAGTTGGCCAAAAGCTTTATGGTCTAAGGCTTCAGCCCAACAAGTAGCATCTAATCGGCTGGCAGATGCCAAGACGCAAGTTGTAGTTGATTTAAGCGATCGCCGCACTTATGTATATGCAGGAGACGAGGTGATAGCCAGCTACCCAATTGCTATCGGTAAGAAAGGTTGGGAAACACCTACAGGTTCTTTCCAGGTGATCCACATGCGACACTATCCAATCTGGCGTCACCCAATTACGGGCAAAGTTTTTGAAGCTGGTACTGATAGTCCCTTAGGAGATAGATGGATTGGTTTTTGGTCAGATGGACGGAATGAAATTGGCTTTCATGGCACGCCAGAGATTGACCTAGTGGGAACTGCTGTATCCCACGGCTGCTTAAGAATGCGTAATTCTGATGTGCGATTGTTGTATGAACAAGTAAGTTTAGGAACAACAGTGTTAGTACGTGATTAA
- a CDS encoding alpha-D-glucose phosphate-specific phosphoglucomutase, which yields MNIHKVSTTPLNDQKPGTSGLRKAVRVFQQPHYLENFIQSTFDSVGDLRGQTLVLGGDGRYYNRQAIQIILKMAAANGIERIKVGQQGILSTPATSAIIRKYQAIGGIILSASHNPGGPNGDFGVKYNISNGGPAPEKVTEAIYDRSKVIDNYQILEAPDVDLETLSESHLGETVVEVIDSVQDYEELMESLFDFERIQQLLAKGNFRFSIDALHAVAGPYAHAIFEQRLGAPVGTVQNGTPLEDFGGGHPDPNLVYAHELVDILYGDDAPDFGAAFDGDGDRNMILGHKFFVTPSDSLAVLAANAKLVPGYSEGLAGVARSMPTSQAVDRVAAQIGIECYETPTGWKFFGNLLDAGKATLCGEESFGTGSNHIREKDGLWAVLFWLNIIAVRQQSVEQIVREHWQTYGRNYYSRHDYEEIETGPANTLIERLRSLLPTLKGKQFGNYEVEYSDDFSYTDPVDGSISEKQGVRIGFTDGSRIVVRLSGTGTQGATLRVYLESYEQDPAKHDLEPQEALASLITIAQEIAQIRELTGREQPTVIT from the coding sequence ATGAATATCCATAAAGTCTCTACGACTCCCTTAAACGACCAAAAGCCTGGTACTTCTGGGCTACGGAAAGCAGTTAGAGTTTTTCAGCAGCCCCACTACCTGGAAAATTTTATCCAATCCACCTTCGATTCCGTGGGGGACTTGCGAGGACAAACCTTAGTCTTAGGTGGTGATGGTCGTTATTACAATCGCCAAGCTATTCAAATCATTTTGAAAATGGCTGCGGCCAATGGCATTGAGCGAATTAAAGTCGGTCAACAGGGGATTTTGTCTACTCCTGCGACTTCTGCGATTATTCGCAAGTATCAGGCTATTGGTGGCATCATCTTGTCTGCTAGCCATAATCCGGGCGGCCCAAATGGTGACTTTGGTGTGAAATATAACATTAGCAACGGTGGCCCAGCGCCGGAAAAGGTGACAGAGGCGATCTACGATCGCAGTAAAGTGATTGATAACTACCAAATTCTGGAAGCACCAGACGTAGATTTAGAAACTTTAAGTGAGTCACATTTGGGAGAGACGGTAGTTGAGGTGATTGACTCCGTACAGGATTATGAAGAGTTAATGGAGTCCCTGTTTGATTTTGAACGGATTCAGCAACTGTTAGCAAAAGGAAATTTTCGGTTCAGTATTGATGCCTTACACGCGGTGGCTGGGCCTTATGCTCATGCCATTTTTGAGCAACGTTTGGGCGCACCAGTGGGAACTGTGCAAAATGGTACACCCTTAGAAGACTTTGGGGGCGGACACCCTGACCCAAATCTGGTTTATGCCCATGAGTTGGTGGATATTTTGTACGGAGACGATGCGCCAGATTTTGGGGCAGCTTTTGATGGAGATGGCGATCGCAATATGATCTTAGGGCATAAGTTCTTTGTCACCCCTAGCGATAGCCTCGCAGTGTTAGCCGCAAATGCCAAGCTAGTTCCTGGTTATAGTGAGGGTTTAGCCGGGGTAGCGCGATCAATGCCTACTAGCCAAGCAGTAGATCGAGTTGCTGCTCAGATTGGGATTGAATGCTATGAAACACCTACTGGCTGGAAGTTTTTCGGCAATCTCTTAGACGCGGGTAAAGCTACTCTTTGCGGTGAAGAAAGTTTTGGAACAGGCTCTAACCATATCCGCGAAAAAGACGGGCTATGGGCTGTTCTGTTCTGGCTGAATATCATAGCAGTCCGGCAACAATCTGTTGAGCAGATTGTACGGGAACACTGGCAAACCTATGGGCGCAATTATTACTCCCGCCATGACTATGAAGAAATAGAAACAGGGCCAGCCAATACTTTAATAGAAAGACTGCGTTCCTTATTGCCAACCCTTAAAGGTAAGCAATTCGGTAACTATGAAGTTGAATACAGCGATGACTTTAGTTATACCGACCCTGTTGATGGCAGCATTAGCGAGAAACAGGGTGTTCGCATTGGCTTTACCGATGGCTCCCGCATTGTGGTAAGACTTTCTGGTACGGGTACTCAAGGGGCGACTCTGAGAGTTTATCTAGAAAGCTACGAGCAAGATCCCGCCAAACATGACCTTGAACCACAGGAAGCACTTGCTTCTTTAATCACTATTGCCCAGGAGATAGCCCAAATCCGCGAACTGACAGGACGGGAACAGCCAACTGTGATCACCTAA
- a CDS encoding chloride channel protein — protein sequence MLPKKPPATNQTQRRTFAQLFGLVKRNPLMISRWVICWVVVGIAGGLFAALYWNILEFLTHQLQKFEGFSLLIVMPLAGLFIGLVIHFLGNPGEIAVIVDNIHFRGGRLDARKNPSMVLASLISISAGGSAGPEAPLVQVTGSFGTWVGDRLKLQGEDLRTISLAAMAAGFTALFGAPLGGAMFALEILHHEHIVEYYEALMPAIVSSCASYLVFAAITHLGIAPTWHFPQYHLEKIDDFAIAIMFGIIGAVAGWIFMAIFRGCDYLFARIPAPIYVRTTLAGLALGSLAVLLPLTRYFGHEELDSVLTTSFGAIFLLTLALGKMATISITVTGGWRGGFIIPLFFTGACIGKAVAVLIPGLNPALAMICTMAAINAAVTRTPISTTLLISKLTNLSPLTPILFASLIGFFLAPKVPLIASQLKSQQEAID from the coding sequence GTGTTACCAAAAAAGCCCCCCGCTACCAATCAAACTCAACGCCGGACATTTGCTCAACTTTTCGGACTGGTAAAACGTAATCCCTTGATGATTTCGCGGTGGGTGATCTGCTGGGTAGTTGTAGGCATTGCTGGTGGTCTATTTGCTGCGTTGTACTGGAATATTTTAGAATTTTTAACTCACCAGTTGCAGAAATTTGAAGGTTTTAGCCTCCTGATAGTGATGCCACTAGCTGGTTTATTTATCGGGCTGGTAATTCATTTTTTAGGAAATCCCGGTGAAATCGCCGTGATTGTTGATAATATCCATTTTCGTGGCGGACGCCTAGATGCTCGTAAGAATCCCTCAATGGTTCTTGCTTCTCTAATCAGCATATCGGCAGGCGGTAGTGCTGGCCCAGAAGCACCACTGGTACAGGTAACAGGTTCTTTTGGTACTTGGGTTGGCGATCGCTTAAAACTCCAAGGTGAAGACCTCAGAACCATAAGTTTAGCAGCAATGGCGGCTGGCTTTACCGCCTTGTTTGGCGCACCTCTTGGCGGTGCAATGTTCGCACTGGAAATTTTGCACCATGAGCATATTGTGGAATATTACGAAGCTTTGATGCCAGCCATTGTTTCGAGTTGTGCTAGTTATTTGGTATTTGCAGCAATTACACATTTAGGAATTGCGCCAACTTGGCATTTTCCCCAGTATCACCTAGAAAAAATTGATGATTTTGCGATCGCGATTATGTTTGGAATTATCGGCGCAGTGGCCGGATGGATTTTTATGGCCATTTTTCGGGGCTGCGATTACTTGTTTGCCCGAATTCCTGCCCCCATTTATGTACGCACAACACTAGCAGGATTGGCACTTGGCAGTTTAGCAGTTTTATTACCCCTTACGCGTTATTTTGGACATGAAGAGTTAGATTCAGTCCTCACTACTAGTTTTGGTGCTATTTTTCTCTTAACTCTCGCTCTTGGGAAAATGGCTACCATTAGCATTACGGTAACAGGTGGATGGCGCGGTGGATTCATCATTCCCCTGTTTTTCACTGGTGCTTGCATTGGTAAAGCAGTAGCAGTCTTAATTCCTGGGCTTAATCCTGCCCTTGCCATGATTTGTACAATGGCGGCCATCAACGCAGCCGTAACCCGCACACCTATAAGTACGACTTTGCTAATCTCAAAACTAACTAATTTGAGTCCCTTGACACCAATCCTTTTTGCCAGTTTGATTGGATTTTTTCTCGCTCCCAAAGTTCCTTTGATTGCATCTCAACTGAAGTCTCAACAAGAAGCGATTGATTAA
- a CDS encoding class I SAM-dependent methyltransferase, with protein MNIQEAFNNAAADYDNLRRILIPCFDEFYKTAVEIIPSNRQASLKVLDLGAGTGLYSGMVQSVFPNAEFTLLDLAFEMLEKAEFRFRKMGKFPHLLIGNYVEVDLCDSYDLVISALSIHHLPDCNKKLLYQKIYNILNPGGMFVNADQVLGKTTDLEKLYRQHWLNSVLALGVSPEDLKSAQKRMEYDCMTPLDVQLSWLEAAGFQNVDCWYKNFSFAVFGGYRPIQP; from the coding sequence ATGAACATTCAAGAAGCTTTTAATAACGCTGCCGCAGATTATGATAATTTGCGTCGCATTTTAATACCCTGTTTTGATGAGTTTTATAAAACAGCAGTTGAAATTATCCCAAGTAATCGCCAGGCATCCCTGAAGGTTTTAGATTTGGGCGCTGGTACTGGACTTTACTCAGGTATGGTTCAATCAGTCTTTCCTAATGCAGAATTCACCTTACTGGATTTAGCTTTTGAAATGCTAGAGAAAGCTGAGTTTAGATTTAGAAAGATGGGGAAATTTCCCCATCTTTTAATTGGTAACTATGTAGAAGTTGATTTGTGTGATTCCTATGACCTTGTGATATCAGCCTTATCCATTCACCATTTGCCTGATTGTAATAAGAAACTTCTATATCAAAAAATTTATAATATTCTCAATCCAGGAGGGATGTTTGTTAACGCTGATCAGGTGTTAGGCAAAACTACCGATTTAGAAAAACTCTATCGTCAACACTGGCTGAATTCTGTACTTGCTTTGGGTGTTTCACCGGAGGATCTCAAGAGCGCACAAAAACGTATGGAATACGATTGCATGACACCCCTTGATGTTCAACTTAGTTGGTTAGAAGCCGCAGGTTTTCAAAATGTAGACTGCTGGTACAAAAATTTTAGCTTTGCAGTATTTGGTGGGTATCGACCAATTCAACCTTAA